A segment of the Cutaneotrichosporon cavernicola HIS019 DNA, chromosome: 6 genome:
AAGGGTGAAGAGTGAAGGGGTGTCTGTATCGCCTACTTGGACGACTGGAACTTGGTAACAGCCTTCGTACCCTCAGAAATGGCGTGCTTTGACAGCTCTCCGGGCAGGATGAGACGAACGGCAGTCTGGATCTCGCGAGAGGAGATGGTGCTGCGGTGGTTGTAAGACGCAAGCTTTGAGGCCTCGGTGGCGATGCGCTCAAAGATGTCCGCGACGAACGAGTTGAGGATGGCCATGGCCTTGTTGCTGGAGTTAGAGAGGTGCAGTGTACAGACAAAAAACAGACTCACGAGATACCAGTGTCGGGGTGGACCTGCTTGAGAACGCGGTAGATGTACGAAGAGTACGACTCGACACGCTTCTTTGTGCGCTTCTTACCACCCTCCTTAGCCGTGGACGAGGTCTTGGCGGCCTTAGCAGGTGCCTtggaagcggcggcgggagcCTTGGAGGCCTGCGAGGCGGGAGCCTTGGAAGCGACAGCAGACTTGGGAGGCTGGAGTTAGGGTTGAAAGAATACCAAGTGCAAGTGTAAACTCACCATGGTTGCTCTGGTAGAaggggtggggtggtgaAGGTAGAGAGGTGCGGTTTGACGGTTGTCAAAGTGTGGGTTGAAGGAAGAAGTCGAGTTGATGATGCGACGCGTTGTCCCTTCTTATGGCATTGTCACATCCACATCCTACCTTGGAGTTCCACTGGTTGTTTAGCATTCCTCGGTCTGTGGGTTGAAAGGGGGAGAGAAGTGACAAGTTTGTTTACACTCCTCCCCTCATTCTCCTGATCTGATCCGATGATCTGCTTTTAATTATCAACCAATAGTAACATTTTTACATACGTACGTTTTATTTCATTCATGTAAACAATATTGCCCTGTGCGTCACGCGTCATTGTGCTCGGAGACTATAAGTAATCGACTTGATACATGCATCTCTTGTTTCATTGCCCCCAGTTCAACTCTCGAGTCACCATCACTACCTCACCTTCACCACCCACAACCCCCCAACCTACACTCTAGCAACAATGTCGTCCGGTGGCAAGTCTGGTGGCAAGTCTGGCGGCGAGACCAAGTCGCGTACCCGTTCAACCAAGGCCGGTCTTCAGTGTGAGtccttccttcctctccttAAGAGCTCCGCTCACTCCAGTCCCCGTCGGCCGTATCCACCGTCTCCTCAAGCGCGGCAACTATGCGCAGCGTATCGGTTCGGGCGCGCCCGTCTACTTGgccgccgtccttgagtacctcgccgccgagatcctcgagctcgctggTAACGCCGCGCGTGACAACAAGAAGTCGCGTATTGTGCCTCGTCACCTgcagctcgccgtccgcaacgacgaggagttGAACAAGCTCCTTGGTAACGTCGTCATCTCGCAGGGCGGTGTCCTCCCCAACATCCTCACCGAGCTCCTGCCCCAGAAGGTTAGTGACATATACCCAGCGCCGAGAAccaagctgaccccagaccaagggcaaggccgGCAAGGCTTCGCAGGACGCGTAAGCGCCCAACCCCCCTCTTCGTTCGTTTTCGCTCTTCTCCATTGTACCACGCCGTGTGGCGATGCATTATACTCTGTACCACTACACAATTTCTCAAAGTGGTGGGTGACTGGATTGTCAACTGATGTCGACTGAGGCCGCGATTGCGGCCGAAACGCCTATGGCACCACAAGGCTGCTGGCGACGAACATGCGCACAGCCTCACCACTAACCAACACGTTCCTCTGCCTCCTTACCTCCCTCGCTTCCAGCACTCTCCCACCGATTTCCACCGATTTCGAACCGATGAACATGCGCAGCGGTCCACCTTCACTTTGGGGTCTTGACCGGCCCGCAAAGTGTCGATTGCGGAACCCTGACCTTAGTGAACCGTGGAGTCGAGTCATGAGATGGTCTCAATTCAAGCTGGTGGCAGTGGTGCGAGACCCAAACTACCACACATTGCTGACTCGCAACTCGTCATCACAATCCTCATTCTCCCAATCACTTGTCCCAacttcttggccttgttcTTGCCTTGTTCCCCCTAGCGGTGACTAAACCCCTTTCCGCCTGGCCCACAAACTCATCAATGTCCCGTGACGCCGAAACCACTcttgccgccgagctccgcGCACGACGCCAGGCTGTACGTCTTACTTTGCCTCACGCTGACAGTAGGGTAATGGCGAGAACCAGAATCGCATCTTTACTTTCACGCTGAACGACAGACCCCCGTTCGGCTTCAGCATCCAGGAGCACTTCTCAGTCAGCACCCCTGACCGCGTTGCTGCCCGCAGCGCCGTCCCCAGAGCTCCCCTCCAACCTCTCCCACCTTCTctcatcccctcccctcctccagtCCCCGCCACAGCTGGCCACGATATCAACATCATGATCCGTACGCTTCGCGGTCTCCTTCCCGACTGGGATCCACTTATGGAACCCGACGTGCATCCCAGTGAGCTACTGCAGTTCCTTGACATCCTTGTGCGGCAACACATCGGTGCAAGcacccgccgccaccctcCGGAGGAGAGCGTTACTGGCGACCACAGGATTTCTCAGGCGCAGACCATGTTGCGCTTCGCCCGGCGACATCTCACCTGCCTTCGTGCGCGTGCCCAGAGATCAGAAGGTCCGGAACTGTACCAGAGCATCGGGGTCCTTTGTGGACTCATCGGTGCCACTGGggacctcctcacctcacTCCATTCGAGTGACATCCCCGTCGAGGACCTAGACTCGGAGCCCAACCTTGAAGCTGACACCTTGTCGGCTAGAGAGACTGAAGAACCCGAGGCgtccgacgaggacgagaacgaTGAGGAGGTTCGTCACGCCAGGACCGACTACTACTCCACCCGCAGCTCCACGCCCGAACGCGAGATTGGCGAATGTCCCGGCAACCACAAGGGTATTAATCGCGACTGTGAGTTTGGAAGGAACGCGCTGACAAAAGACCACTGTTACGCAAGGTGGACCGGGATGGGGTGGCGCTGCTACTTCTgcctcggcgacatgtAGCGCATAGAGTTACCTAGACTAGACTACTCGCAAGATTGGACCCTAGGCGCGTGTTCCGTAGATTGTGTACACTGTAGTGGAAACTCCCTGGATATGGTGTGAAACACTCGGAGTGCAATATTGATTGAATCATCAATCAATGAAGCCAGGAAGAGATAGCCTGGCTTGCGCATAAGATGACTCTGTGATACTGACTTAAGTCTCCGGCCTGCAGCTTACACTTTACGAGCggggcgtcgaggccgcggagACACGAATACGAGAAACAGTGTTGCCCAAACACTTGAGACCCTCCTCTTCAAAACGTGACTATGGGCCACGATTTCCCGGCACAACCTGCCTCCAGTCTACACAACCCTCCACGGTTgtccctcatccctcagGATCAGACTTGGTGGTCGTGAGAGAGCACTTGTGAGCCAAGCGGCGTTGATGGTGAGAACTTTCTTGTTTATAAGCCAAAACTTCATTTCCATGCACCTTCGTTGTTCGAATGTATGTTGCACAGTATGAATTCGGGCGGTGGTGATCGTGGCCTCGTGAGCTTAGAGATTGAGTGGCAAATAGTCAATGGTGTagaggccaaggacgtTTCTCGTAGCGTCTGGGAAACCAAAATCGCCAACTCGAGTGGTGCGAAGAAGGATCCATCTCTCATCCTTCCATTTCACCATCTCTCATCTTCTGTATTATCCCCCGCGTCACAACTCTTCCACTCACCATTGAAATTATAGTGTCCTCTGTTGCTGCGAGATActctctcctcatcctcctcctctaccCTATATCTCCCACACCTGTCCTCCCTGACAGTagcaccttcctcgcccatGTATTTGCCCACGccaccctcatccccgcCCCGCTCATCCACACCGGCCAAGGGACACCAAACCACTCACACCCAGCCAACGCCCACTGTTCAAGGTATtgaccccagcccctccGAGACAGCCGATATCGacatccaccaccacaGCGGAGATCCCAGCCACAACAATACGGAATCAGCTCCAGCTCCCTCCCCGAGCAGGGATGCGGCGTACACACAGGCCTGTGTGAATGAACAGTTGGATACACCTGCCCAAGTGGCCTGCCCTTCAGTGAGTTATGAACCTTCCCTCTGCCCTGACCGAAGCAGCCCAAGGCTGCGGACTCCTTGATTACCCGCGTCAGTcagtggggttgggggttGAAAGCGGTCGGCACACACCTGCAGCTTCATTCTCGCCTTGACCTTCCTAAACTCGCTCGCCGTACCCGCCGTATTGCAGCTCAAATTCCGCGGCATGATTCAGCCTCCAATGCCTCAAAGACTGCAAGTCCGCACGAGATTAAATTGACGCCAGAGCCCACCAGAGGCCAAACCATCCCTAACTCCAATCATCCCCGGCTGGACCGATTGGCGTGACCATAGGTCCACCTCGTACCTCATCCGGAGCAACGACCCCACCATTCCAGGGAGTATTCCGCGCCGCAACCGTTCGGGGTCCGGCTTTAGCGATATCCGGATCCAGCGTCTACAGGTATGGGTTCTGTATCATTGGCCTAGCAAGGCCTCAGGCAGCATTCCTACTTGAACAGGCTAACAGAGAGCAAAGCTTCAAAAGTCTCTCACGCAGGGAGGCGATTTCGCTCAAGATGAGGGCATTCAAGAATGCTTACCTGGCGCATGGGCATAGAGGCGAGTGCCACGATCCAGCGTCTATCGTACGGGTTGCAGCGTATATTTACCACGATTACGCGGTCAGTTCAGAGGTGAGTGTCTCCTTCGTTGGAGGCTAATTCACAGCCTTCTCTATTCGACGATCAGGGCCGACCGACAGACGATGCGCTCTACCAAGACATTATCGCCAGGATGAGTATGTTCTTCAGTCATATGAAAGACTTTGACGGCAACGAGCAGAGACGGCTCGAAGCAGAGGCGCTTCCAGAGATCCCCGAAAATGACCATCGTTTCCAGGGTCTGATGTTGGGTTCGCGGCCGCTCCGTCCCGCAGATGCGAGCGACTGGAAAGTGGAATGCGATGGAAACGCTAGGGGAAACAATCGGGAATGTGAGTTGACACCGGAGATGCTGCTGATACAGACACTTGTGACGCGTACTGGATTGGTGAGAGGAGAATTTGCTTCTTCTGCGGTCGCGCGATGGAGCCCGGGGAATAGGACTGCATGAACTTTAGAAGTGCTTGATGTTACTGTAGTACTGTAGTTATTTGTACATATTGAGCCTATCTGGGGCAAACATTACTCTGAAGCAAGGTGAGGAAAGTGGCGTTGGGTGCGGAGATGAATTCCGCCACAAATGCGTTAAAACAACCAGCCGATCCCTCATGCCCTCTCCACAATCTACATCTTAACTCTTCACACTCTTTCCATTCCTCCAGTCCTCTGCCCAGAGATACTCTGCTACTTCCTCACCCCAGTCTTGTTACCCAGTCCCCTGTCCTGCTTGCTACCTGCTGGGGGCCCGTTGAAGACACCTTCCTTCATACACCGTTCCCCCATAATGTCCAACCCGAACCAGCTGCCGGGGAGCCCGAAGGACAACTGTCACTGGACTGGGCCCCAAGGCCCTGCCGAAGATGACACGTTGAGCGACACGTTCATTGGAGACACCAACCCACATCCAAGCAACATCGTGAGTCTCTGGCTGTTGTCACTGACAGAAGGACCCCGAGAGCCTTCCCTCCCTGCCCGTtccctcaccttccccagTGGCTAATACCGACAATGTTGACTCTGGCTCAAACCCCCCTTCTCCAGTACCAAGTCCAGGACGCCAGCACTCGCCACCATTCCCGGGTCCCTCCTCAGCCCTTCCCTTCTTGGCCACCCCCGACCCAATATTGTTCAGCAACACCGCCTTTCAAGAACTCGGTGATCAGTCTTCCTCCAACTCTCTGGCGATTGGGGACCTCGCTGAGTCATCTGAGTCCTTACCAGCCGACCGCGAACAGGCTGTGAGTGGCGCAGCGCCTTAGCTGACAAAAGAACGCAAAcatcgagatcgaggccCCGTGGAGCCGCACCCAGGAGATGGTCCTGACAGATGATACACGGGCCGTTATCCGCGAACGTTTGAGGGCGCGGGACGGAGTTGAACCAACCGAGTTCGACATCGAGAGGGCACACCAACATGGCTTCCGGACCACAGATGCAGAAGTccaagcccgccgccggcgaTACGAGAGCTTGGAACGGCAAGGACTGCAGACCCACAACGCTCGATTGCAACTGCGGGCCTACTTGGTGAGGCGAGGGGTGGGTTTCGGAGAGGAACGACCCGAGGAGGTGCAGGCCACGCATGGTTCCCTTCCGTTCCCCGGCGCAAGGGCAGGAGGCTCCAATGGGCGCTCTTTGGCAGGCACTCAAGACCGGGGTCCCTttcgtcgccgtcgagcaTCTGATGACTTTGGTCGGCGCTTCTCCATTGTAGAAGCCCCCGAGGCAAGGCTGGCGGATTGGCCGCCTGCAGCATGGGACTCAATGCAAGACGCCCAGAGACGTTGGCAGATTCGTCCATTCATGGAGAACCCACGGAACCTATTCAATGGGACACGCGGCACAGTGAGTTCCGACCGCCAAACTATCCACCAAGCGATGGTGAGTGCCAAGAGGTTTATCCGTGCCCTCCGCTCGGCTGAGCTGCACGCCGAGAACAACCTCATTCGCACCACTACCCTCTATCGGGGAGCGATCACCGAAATTAGTCGACTTCTGCCTATGGTTCATGAATGGCCGTCGCAACCGGACAACAACCGCTCACCCGAGTCATTGGCAATGTCGATTTCCGCTGTGACAGCCGCACAGATACACAGACACATTCTCaatctcgccctcgcctctCCTGAAGAAGCCATTGAACGTTCTGCCGATCTTCATCGCGAGAGCCTCCGGACGATCAACAGactcgtcatcgtccttGAGTTTAGGTTGAACATGTCGTGGATGGGGAACGAGCCCGAGCCGTCGTAGTTAGCGTCAACGAGTGGTTGAGATGTACGGTGGTATGCTATGCCACTCCAAAAATCCAGGATAATCCAACCAGACAAATATCACACCAACCTACAGCATCATTCATATCATAATCTGAACACTGCCGTGGGGTATAACCTAGGAAAGAATCTCGCAGCGTCGTTCAACCAACGAGAGACACCCTGTCGACAAGTGTATGCATGAATTCGAGATACATGACGCGCGCTCCTAGCCTTCTACTCCCTGTGCTTTCATCAGCCGCACCGTCCTCtccacgccctcgctcTGTCCCTACGCCTCCAACCCACACTATACGtcccgacctcgccgcctcccacTCGCTTCGCCACAACTCGCTCGCAACAACCCGCTCGCCACAACTCGCTCGCCTGCTCACAACGCCCCAAACGTCCACGCCTTGATGCACAGACCGAGGCCATCGCGGGCCGCTGCCGTTGGCGCCGTCACGGCACCGCCGGGAAACTCGCCTGCAGCCCAGTATGTCAGGTAGATGctgcgcgcgtcggcctGGAGGCAGGACGAGAGTTTCATGCTCTGCTGGTggttgccgaggaggacgtgggCGGGGAGTGTCAGGGCATCGGCCTTGGGTGGGGGCCCGGCCTCCTTATTGAGATTTGCGTCCCTTCCGTCACCTCTGCCACCTTCGTCGCCCTGGTGTCCTCCGGCCGGCACTATCTCGAAGgtcatgtcgtcgtcgctctcgtcgtcgtcggcttcctcgtcgtccatcatGTCCCGCTCGTCTCCGCCGGTCATAtccacgtcgtcctcggtgacgTCCAACCATACGGGCAGccgcgcgctccttctGGCCACCTTGTCGCTTTCTGTGTCGATCTCGGAGACAACGGTATCGTGCTTGTCCCC
Coding sequences within it:
- a CDS encoding uncharacterized protein (Histone 2A), whose amino-acid sequence is MSSGGKSGGKSGGETKSRTRSTKAGLQFPVGRIHRLLKRGNYAQRIGSGAPVYLAAVLEYLAAEILELAGNAARDNKKSRIVPRHLQLAVRNDEELNKLLGNVVISQGGVLPNILTELLPQKTKGKAGKASQDA
- a CDS encoding uncharacterized protein (Histone h2b), producing MPPKSAVASKAPASQASKAPAAASKAPAKAAKTSSTAKEGGKKRTKKRVESYSSYIYRVLKQVHPDTGISNKAMAILNSFVADIFERIATEASKLASYNHRSTISSREIQTAVRLILPGELSKHAISEGTKAVTKFQSSK